In Candidatus Delongbacteria bacterium, the DNA window TAGGTGTTCCAGTATTGAACCAGTAAAATTTATACTCTTTGTCGTATAAAAATAATAAAATATCATAAGGATTATAGATATCCGAGGCTAGAAAATTATAACCATTATACCAATCCTTCACTTTTTGCAAATCAACATCTACCAAGTAATCATGAAAAACATTCTCTAAGTCAAATTGTGTATAACCACAGATATCACCAAATTCTTTTTTTAATGTCAAATCTTGAATATTGTTTAATTTACTAAAAATACTGGTTTTACTAAATTTTGAAACTCCTGTTAAGAATACAAATTCCAGATATTGATTTGCTGATTTTAAAACTGAATAGAAACTTGCAAGTCCTTCTCGCATATCTTCAGCTACAGGTTTTGATATATTATCTAATATTGGTTTATCATATTCATCAACTAAAACTACTACTTTTAATCCAGTTTTTTGATTTAACTTAATGATAAGCTCTTCAAATTGACCAATAGAAGTAATGTTTTCTAGTTCAATATTATAATTTTTAGCATTTCTATCTAATATTTCAATAAATCTTTTATATAGATCTTCAATTGTAAAAACACTTCCGCTGCCTAAATCTATGTTTATAATTGGATGCTTTTTACTAAAATCCCATTCTTTTTCTAAGTATAAACCTTTAAATAATTCTTCTTCTCCTGCATAAGCAGCTCTCAATGTATCTAAAAATAACGATTTACCAAATCTTCTTGGCCTCGTTAGAGATAAATATTTACAGGGATAATCATGAAGCATTTTGATATATTTTGTTTTATCAACATAACAATGATTTCCTTCAATAATTTCCCTGAAAACTGAATTTGATATCGGTAGTTTTTTCATATTATTCCTCTTCTTTTTTATAAGAACTTATTCAGTAACAATTTATAATTTTTATGTTATAAATGAAATCTAAAAATTGAAAATCAACAATTAATAAATTTAGCAACGAATTACACTGAAAAATGCAGGAT includes these proteins:
- a CDS encoding AAA family ATPase; translation: MKKLPISNSVFREIIEGNHCYVDKTKYIKMLHDYPCKYLSLTRPRRFGKSLFLDTLRAAYAGEEELFKGLYLEKEWDFSKKHPIINIDLGSGSVFTIEDLYKRFIEILDRNAKNYNIELENITSIGQFEELIIKLNQKTGLKVVVLVDEYDKPILDNISKPVAEDMREGLASFYSVLKSANQYLEFVFLTGVSKFSKTSIFSKLNNIQDLTLKKEFGDICGYTQFDLENVFHDYLVDVDLQKVKDWYNGYNFLASDIYNPYDILLFLYDKEYKFYWFNTGTPTFLLNLIKEKKYYLPDFNKIELSEAQLEEFDINHIQLEVLLLQSGYLTIKKSYRKRNVTKFILQIPNKEVKMALTEYLGRHFFIPGDDNLIKKNQLSDSLYDGLYEKDPEMIKNGFTSFFESIPSDWYRKNNIAHYEGYYHSLFYVAFTSLGEKVIAEDSNRKGVVDLTVITDVSIFIFEFKMKTNPVNALEQIKMKEYYKKYLNEQKDIFLLGVEFDEEIQNISKFEWEKVDI